Part of the Clostridium sporogenes genome, TGTTTCCACCAAGCATTACCGTAGTTACCAACAAAATGTTTATATTTTTTGAATGCAGGATAGTAATTTGCAGGAAGCATTTCACTGTGAGTATATACATCTACTCCAGTACCCTCTGTTTGTTTTAAAAGTTCTTCCATATCCTTTAAGTCATGTCCGCTTATTAATATACCAGGATTATTTCTAACACCTATATTAACCTTTGTTATTTCAGGATTTCCATAAGTTGATGTATTAGCTTTATCTAATAGAGCCATAACATCTACACCATATTTTCCACATTCTAAAACTAAAGCAGTTAATTCATCTGCAGAAAGAGTATCATCTAAAGTAGCTACTAAAGCTTTTGCCATAAAGGCATGGATACTATCTTCGTCATAACCTAAATTGTTAGCATGTTCTAAATAAGCTGCCATTCCTTTTAATCCATAAGTTAAAAGTTCTCTTAAAGATCTTATATCTTCATTTTCAGTAGCTAATACTCCTACTGTTTCAGCTTTCTTTTTAAAGTCTTCAGGATTATTTGCAGCCCAAACTGCAGCATCGTGAATTTCTTTTTCATCTTTATCATTTTTTATTCCTAAAACACTTAAGAATTTAGAAGTCCAACTTTTATTTTCCTTAGAATTATAAGAACCACCAGCTTTTATAATAGCATCCTTTAAATTTTGTCTTATTTTTAGACCTTTTTGAACTCTAGCATTTAGAGCTTTACAATCAAAGTTAGCATTAGTTATAGTAGAGAAAAGACTTTCAACTATAAATTTATCAGCTTCACCAGTATTTAGACCTATTTCTCTAGCTTGAGAACTATATATTGCTATTCCTTTTACAACGTATATAATTAAATCTTGAGTTTTAGCTATATCCTCAGTTTTACCACATACACCTTTTACAGTGCAACCACGGCCGCCAGCAGCTTCTTGACATTGATAACAAAACATACTCATTATTAATACCTCCATATATTTAAAATTATTTTTAGTTACTAATTTAGTAGAGTAAGTATATCGCTTAACTCTGAATTAATTGTATAAAAAAAATATGATTAATTCTGTAACCTATGTTACAAGTAAAACAATTTCTAAAAATTTTATTAGAGATTATTTGTTATTTTGCTATATAATTTGGAAAAAACAATATGAAGTAGTCCTTAATGTTAGTTGAAGCTTGTTTAATAATAGCTTTTTAATTAAAGGTTAAAAATTTTATAAAGCAATATATAGTAATTTTGTTGACAATAGTTAAAAGTTTTAGTATATTATAAGTGTATTAGCTGTAGTAGTACACTTAATACTTTGTATACACTTTATTTTTTACAAATGGTAGATATAAAAGAAAATTAATAATTGTTTAAACTCTTAAAAAAATGAGGTGATTTCAGAATGAAGAAAAAAATAATTAACATTTTATTTACTGTAGGATTTGTATTTTATATTTCATTTTTACTGTGGAATATTCCTTTTAAATATGTATCTCCAATAGAAGTATTTAGTACTAATAGATATTTTTCTAGAACACTTAATTTGATTCCTTTTTATGATAGCTTCAATGGAAATTATAACGGTTTAGATATTTGGGGAAATGTAATTTTATTTATTCCATTAGGAATTTATATGAATATAATCAATAAAAACAACGCTATATATAAAAATATTTTTGAAATTTTCTCAATAAGTTTAATCTTTGAAGCTAGTCAATATATATTTGGCATAGGTGCCAGTGATATAACGGATATTATTACTAATACTATTGGGGGAATTATTGGTATAGGTATATACATGGTAATTAAGAAGATTTTTAAAGAGAATACTAAAGTGAAAAATTTTATTACTATTTGTAGTATTGTAATTATGATACCAGTTGGAATTATATTAATAGCACTATTTATATACAATTAGATTATAAACATAATATGTAGTAAATTTATTGAGCAATTTTAATATTAAATAAGCTAGATAGGAAAAAGGAAAAATCTAACTTATCTTTTAATTTTAAATATTATTAATAGTTTAAAATAGAGCCTAAAAAATAAATGTATTATTAATAACAATAAAATAAGGTGGTGAAGAAATGATTAATATAGACAGTAGAAGTAGCAAACCTATATATGAACAAATAATAGACGGTATAAAAGAAAATGTTATAAGGGGAATATTGAAACCAGGAGATAAATTACCTTCTGTAAGAGAACTAGCTGTAATGATAACTACAAATCCAAATACAGTTAGTAAAGCTTATAAAGAATTAGAAAGAGAAAAAATTATAGAGGTTTTAAGGGGAAAGGGAACTTATATATCAGATTTTAATCCTAGGGAGGATGAAGAAAAAATGAGTTTTTTAAGAAAAGAATTAAAGCAACTTTTGATAGAGGCACAATATATGGGAATTGATAAAAAGGAATTTTTAAAGTTGATAGAAGAGATTTATGAAGATTTAGATGGAAAGAGGTGATTAAGTTGATAAGTATAAGCAATGTATCAAAAATGTTAGGAGATAAAAAAGCTTTAAATAATATTAACTTAAATATAGAGAAAGGAAGTATATTT contains:
- a CDS encoding VanZ family protein, which codes for MKKKIINILFTVGFVFYISFLLWNIPFKYVSPIEVFSTNRYFSRTLNLIPFYDSFNGNYNGLDIWGNVILFIPLGIYMNIINKNNAIYKNIFEIFSISLIFEASQYIFGIGASDITDIITNTIGGIIGIGIYMVIKKIFKENTKVKNFITICSIVIMIPVGIILIALFIYN
- a CDS encoding GntR family transcriptional regulator, which produces MINIDSRSSKPIYEQIIDGIKENVIRGILKPGDKLPSVRELAVMITTNPNTVSKAYKELEREKIIEVLRGKGTYISDFNPREDEEKMSFLRKELKQLLIEAQYMGIDKKEFLKLIEEIYEDLDGKR
- the hcp gene encoding hydroxylamine reductase — protein: MSMFCYQCQEAAGGRGCTVKGVCGKTEDIAKTQDLIIYVVKGIAIYSSQAREIGLNTGEADKFIVESLFSTITNANFDCKALNARVQKGLKIRQNLKDAIIKAGGSYNSKENKSWTSKFLSVLGIKNDKDEKEIHDAAVWAANNPEDFKKKAETVGVLATENEDIRSLRELLTYGLKGMAAYLEHANNLGYDEDSIHAFMAKALVATLDDTLSADELTALVLECGKYGVDVMALLDKANTSTYGNPEITKVNIGVRNNPGILISGHDLKDMEELLKQTEGTGVDVYTHSEMLPANYYPAFKKYKHFVGNYGNAWWKQNEEFEAFNGPILMTTNCIVTPKASYKDRMYTTGVTGFEGVKHITASKDCKKDFSEIIEHAKRCSSPKEIEKGEIIGGFAHNQVLALAPQVVDAVKTGAIKRFFVMAGCDGRMKSRNYYTDFAKALPNDTVILTAGCAKYKYNKLDLGDINGIPRVLDAGQCNDSYSLAVIALKLKEVFELEDINELPISYNIAWYEQKAVIVLLALLHLGVKNIHLGPTLPAFLSPNVAKILVENFGIGTISSVDEDIKMFMN